From Campylobacter showae:
AAAATTTGTAAAAAGCGTCGATCATTTTTTTGATTTTTGCAAAGAACACGAGGTTAAATTCGTGGATTTTAGATTTACCGATATGAACGGCGCTTGGCACAGCATATCTTATAACATAAAATTCGTAGAAAAAGATCACTTCGTAAACGGCATACCGATGGATGCGAGCTCGCTAGGAGGGTGGCAACCGATCGAAAGAAGCGACATGCTAATGTGCCCTGAGGCGACCAGCGCCTTTTTAGATCCTTTTACCGCTGACGTTACAGTCGTAGTTTTTGCCGATATTTACGACATTTACAAGGGTCAAATTTATGAAAAATGTCCACGCTCGATAGCCAAAAAAGCCATGGCCTACGTAAAAGAGAGCGGCATGGGCGACGTGGCGTATTTTGGGCCGGAAAATGAGTTTTTTATATTTGATAACGTAAAAATAGTAGATAGCCCAAACTGCGCGATGTTTGAAGTGGACAGCGAAGAAGGCGAGTGGAACGACGCTAGGGACTTTAAAGATAGCTACAACACAGGCCACCGCCCAAGAAGAAAAGGCGGCTATCTGATGACGCAACCGACCGATAGCATGGTCGATCTGCGCGCGGAAATGATGCAGGTTTTAGAGCAAGTAGGCCTCGAAGTCATGCTAGGACACCACGAAGTCGCACAAGGACAAGGCGAGCTTGGCGTTAAATTCGGAACCCTTCTTGAAGCGGCCGATAACGTGCAAATTTACAAATACGTCGTCAAAATGGTCGCCCACCTAAACGGCAAAACGGCGACATTTATGCCAAAACCGCTCTACGGCGACAACGGTAGCGGCATGCACGTGCATCAGTCAGTGTGGAAAGACGGCAAAAATTTATTCTACGGCGAGGGAAAATACGCAAACTTAAGCGATTTTGCGCGCTGGTACATCGGCGGGATTTTAAAACACGCAAGGAGCGTCGCGGCATTTACAAACCCGAGCACAAACAGCTACAAGCGCCTAATCCCTGGCTTTGAAGCGCCGTCAATCCTAACGTATTCTAGCCAAAACCGCTCCGCCTCGATCCGTATCCCGTACGGCTCGGGAGAAAAATCAGTCCGCGCCGAAATGCGCTTCCCTGACGGTACGGCAAACCCGTATTTGGCTTTTTCAGCGATGCTCATGGCCGGGCTTGACGGCGTAAAACACAAGATGGAGCCAGTCGGTCCGATGGATGAAAATTTATTTAAACTGCACCTAGATGAAATCCGCGAGCGCGGTATCGAGCAGCTCCCTCATACGTTGAGGGGTAGCCTAGAGGCGCTAATTCGCGATAACGAATATCTGCACCCGATCATGACCCCAACGTTTATAAACGCGTATCAGCATTATAAATTTGAGAGTCAAGTATGGCCGTATGAAGCGCGCCCTACTCCGTATGAGTTTAAAACTTGCTTTTCTTGCTAAATTTAAGGGATGCTAAAATCCCTTTTTAGTTTTTCAGTCAAATTTGACCTTTTTAAATTTGGGCCAAATTTGACTTTTCTCGCGATTTTGACGAATGCAAAATTTGTCAAAATAAATCAAATTTGAAAAACAACGGCTTTTTGTCTTGACAAATCAGCCTTTTTTATATATAATCACGTTTCGTTTTTTGAAAAATGTCTTGTTAGCTCAGTCGGTAGAGCATTTCACTTTTAATGAAGGGGTCGCTGGTTCGAGTCCAGCACAGGACACCATTTTTTTACATAGACCCTTTCGTCTAGTGGCCCAGGACTCTACTCTCTCAGTGT
This genomic window contains:
- the glnA gene encoding type I glutamate--ammonia ligase; the encoded protein is MGKFVKSVDHFFDFCKEHEVKFVDFRFTDMNGAWHSISYNIKFVEKDHFVNGIPMDASSLGGWQPIERSDMLMCPEATSAFLDPFTADVTVVVFADIYDIYKGQIYEKCPRSIAKKAMAYVKESGMGDVAYFGPENEFFIFDNVKIVDSPNCAMFEVDSEEGEWNDARDFKDSYNTGHRPRRKGGYLMTQPTDSMVDLRAEMMQVLEQVGLEVMLGHHEVAQGQGELGVKFGTLLEAADNVQIYKYVVKMVAHLNGKTATFMPKPLYGDNGSGMHVHQSVWKDGKNLFYGEGKYANLSDFARWYIGGILKHARSVAAFTNPSTNSYKRLIPGFEAPSILTYSSQNRSASIRIPYGSGEKSVRAEMRFPDGTANPYLAFSAMLMAGLDGVKHKMEPVGPMDENLFKLHLDEIRERGIEQLPHTLRGSLEALIRDNEYLHPIMTPTFINAYQHYKFESQVWPYEARPTPYEFKTCFSC